From the genome of Treponema peruense:
GGTAAAAAAGCGGGTCGTAGCCGAATCCTCCTGTTCCGCGAGCCTGGGCGGTTGTTTCTACAAGGGCACCTTCCATGGTTTCTTGGGCTACATAAAGTCTTTCAGGGCCAAGATAGAGTACCATTGCGCATACATATCTTGCACTTCTGGGACCGTTGGGGTAGGTACCTGGGGGAAGAGGTTTTCCTGAAGAAAGTGCTTTGTTTGTCTGTTCGATGATAAACCTGTTCTGTTCACTCTGCGGCGTTTTTGTTCCGTCAGCTCGTCCTTTCGGAAAGTCGGGGCCTGCATATCTTGAAGAATAAATGCCGGGTATTCCGCCGAGTGCGTCTACGCATATTCCCGAGTCGTCTGCCAGAACGGGGGAGTGAACTATATTCCACAGGGCACTGGCCTTTATGAGGCTGTTTTCGTAAAAGGTTGTGCCTGTTTCTTCGGGGTCAAATTCAATTCCCTCGTCCTTTGGAATTACAATTGTGTGGTTCGGAAAAAGTTCCGACATCTCGCGTTTTTTATTCAGATTTCCTGTTGCCAAGTATATTTTCATGCGGGACAGAATACCATTTTAGCGATATGTTGTCTATGTTTTTGGCTGCTCTGCGGATTATGTACGAAATCTGCCTTTCATCCATTCCGGTTATTTGTGCTATGGCTTTGTTGCTTGGGGAAAAAAAGCATTTCTTTTTATTGAGCATTTCCAGTGAACGTTCCCATGTGCTATTCTTGTTTTCAATTTTTTTTGCAAGAAGTTCACATTTGTATTTGTCGCCGCGTACTTTGAGTTTTTGAAGCATGTATTTCCTTCTGAAAAAAAATGCGCTGTTTCTCCTGAGTGTGAGCTTGTAAAGACTTTCCCGTTTTTCTTCCAGACTCTGGTGCGCTTTTGCAAGCATTCGGCAGAGTTCGGTACGTTTTATTCCAGTAATGAGGGCAACACGGTCGATCATCCTTTCGTTAAGGTACAGGCACGATTTAAGCGCCAGAATAAGAACAGCCATTTTCCTGTGTTTTCTTTCCTGAAGTTTTTTTGACAGAATAAGTCTGTATTTTATGGGTTGCCCTGATTTTTTATCATCATCCAGAAACAGCTCTTCTTTGACAAGTTCTTCAAGCGTGTGTTCGTCTGTTTCTGCATTTACTTCCAGAGAACTTTCGCTGCATTCATACCGGTGTTTTTCTTCTTCATAATCCAGTCTGGAAATATCGTCAAAGCAGACTTCGCTGTCTTTTTTCCTGTAACTTTGTTTTATCCGGTAGCGCATTGTATTTTTCAGTACCGTAAGAAAATAAGTCATAAAAGAACCTTCATGGCAGTTGTAGTTCCTGAGAATTTTTTCGAGTTTTGAGTGAAGGAAAATAAGGAATTCCGAAAATGAGTCTTCGTCAATCCATCCGAATCCAATGTAATTTTTGTTGACAAATACATATTCCATAAGTCTTGAGACTGTTTGTTCTGTTCCTGCAGTTCCGTTTGAAAAATCTTTGTAGATTTCTTCGATTTCTTTCATTTTTTGTTGCTCCGGTAAATTGGTTTTGACACCACCGTTGCCTGCAGTTTCCCGGTGAAGTCATGCTGAATTAATAGCAAATACCGTGCCAAGCCTTTAGAAATGTTGAAAATGGATAAAACAAGGCTGTTTATGCAAAAAAAATGCTGATTTATGAAAGTTTATACAGAAAGCCGTTTTTGTAACTGAAAAAACTAGTCAATACTAGTTGGAATTTGACTAGATTCAGTTAGTTTCTATTCAAAACTAGTCAAAAACTGATTAGTTTTAGTTAGTTTCTAGTCAAATCTAGTTAAAAATTGACTAGATTTGACTAGATTTTTTTAACGTAAGAGGCAGTGTTCAATGTGACAGAGCGTTCGTGTAGGGAACAGAACGTCGTTTGCGGTGACATGATGGGAACTGACGTTTTCGCGCTAGTGTGTGTGGGTGGGGAAGAAGAAGTTTTTTTGGGAAAATAATTTTAGAGGACTTTTGCGAATTCTTTAAGAATTGCAGGAACCAGAGTTTCTATTTTGCCTTCAGTGCTGGCACCTGCTGCGTTTTTGTGTCCGCCGCCGCCGAATTTTGCGGCAATGGCACTTACGTCACAGTCTTCACGGGAACGTAAACCAAGTGTGCATGAATGTTCTGTTTCCTGTCTTACAAAAAGTACGGCTTCTATTCCTTCTACATCAAGCATAAGGCTGTAAAGGGAGTCGCTGTCCCTTCCGTCCTGACCGTATTTTTTTGTATCTTCCATGGTTTCCCATGTGACTGCAAGTTTGCCGTTATAGTAGCGTTCTGCGCGTTCAAGCATAATGCCCAGAAGTTTTCTTGTATTCCAGGCTTTTCCGCCGGTCATCATCTGGTATGTTACTCTTGGGTTTGCACCGTCTTCTACGAGTCTTGCGGCTCCACGGAATACTTCGGCACTGTCTTCCTTAAGGAATTTAAAATAGCCGGTGTCAGTTGCAATTCCGAAGAAAAGGGTTTCTGCCTGTTCTTTGTTTGGTTTTCCTGCTACGGTTTCAAAAAGCTGCTGTACAAGACATGCTGCTGCAGGTGCCGTCGGGTCAATTATAGTGTTTTTACCGCTTGCGTCTGCAGTTTTGTGATGGTCGATTATAAAAGTGTCAAATCCCTTAAGGTCGCCGTCTATGTCACCAAGCCGTTCAAGTTCCGAACAGTCGGCAATGATAAGACCGCATTCATCCCTTTCTCCCTGTGTCATAAAAGGAAGGGCAGAAGAAAACTTTTCGGAAAAACGCTTTATTTCGTTTCTTTTGAAAGGGCCGGCACTCAGAAGAATGTATGGCTTTTTAAGGTAATCCAGAATATATGAAATTCCCATGCAGCTGGAAATACAGTCCCCGTCAGGCTCTTTGTGTCCTGCAATAAGAAATGTTTTGTGCTGTTTAACAAAATCAAGAAAATTCTGTACTTTTTCCCTGCTGATGAGAGTCATATATTCCGCCTGAAGATTTTATTTAGAGATGTCCTTTAGTATTCTATTGAAAGAGTTTCTGCGTCTGCCCCGGAAACGGTGGTTCCGTTTGGAGCTACTCCCCAGACAGGATCATTTCTGTTGAGAGGAAGCGTCATGCGTACAAGAAGAAATTCTCCGTTCTTTTTGATTACTGTCATATAGGGGCTCAGTCCCTTGGGCTTGTTGCGGATGTCAAGTTTTCTTGGTGTCTGTGCTGACCAGGATTTTGGCACGATTGTTGTTCCGACTTTCATTCCCTGTTTTGCATACATGACAATATATGCGTCTTTGTGGTCGAGAACCTTGTAAATAAATACGTTCTGGTACGATAGGTCAGAAACGTTGTCTCCGTGGTCCCAAACCGGTTTTGCAGCCTGTGCGTCCTGTGCCATAACCGAAGCAGCCGTAAGTGCGGCTAGAATGACAGATATAAGGAATTTCTTCATGATTGCCTCCTGATTTTTCTATGCTTTAGATAAGAGCCAGCATTATGGCTTTTATCGTATGCTTTCTGTTTTCGGCCTGATCCCAAACTCTGCTTGCAGGTCCTTCAAACACTTCTTCTGTTACTTCCTGACCTGTTACGGCCGGCAGACAGTGAAGGAATATTGCGTTTTCCTTGCCTGTAGCCTTCATGAGTGCAGCGTTGACCTGATAGGGCTTGAGCAGCCTTGTGCGTTCTTCCTTGAGTGATTCTTCGCCCATGGAAACCCAGACATCAGTATAAAGACAATCGGCGCCTTTTACAACAGACTGGTCGTCAGAAATTGAAATTTTTGCTCCGGTGGCTGCTGCGAACGGTTCGCAGATTTTTATAATGTCCTGTGCCGGCTGCAGTTCCTTTGGTGCATATACAGAAAAGTTGATGCCGAATTTTGAACAGATGAGCATGAGTGAGCGGGCCATGTTATTGCGTCCGTCACCGCAGAAACAGAGTGTAAGTCCCTTGAGAGTGCCGAACTGTTCTTTTAATGTCATTATGTCTGCAAGAACCTGGGTAGGGTGGTAGTCGTCCGTAAGGCCGTTTATTACCGGAATGCCCGAATACTGAGCCAGCTGTTCCACATGACTCTGCTTGAACCCGCGGAATTCAATTGCACTGAACATTCTGCCCAGAACCCTTGCCGTGTCCTTTACACTTTCTTTTCCGCCAAGCTGGATATCCTGTGTTGACATAAAAACAGGGTGGCCGCCTTCTTCGCCGAAAGATGTTTCAAATGAAGATCTTGTTCTTGTGGATCTTTTTTCAAATATTAGGGCAATTGTTTTTCCTACAAAGCGCTGGTGGATTTCGCCTGCATGTGATTCAGCCTTTACCTGAATTGCCCAGTCAAGAATCTGGCTTATTTCTTCACTTTTCCAGTCAATCCAGTTTAACAGACTTCTGCCTTTGAAAGGACTATCAAATTTTTCTGCTACCATAAAGTTTTTCCCCGGATCTGAAGCGATCCTCTGCTTTGTGAAATAAAAAACATTCAGAAGTATACTGACTGGCCTTTGCTTTGTCAAAGCAGGTCTTTTTAAAGGCAAGCCGTTCTTCGCAAATAAAAAAAGCACCTTCTTGCGAAAGTGCTTTTATAGTGGCAAGTGGGATCGAACCACTGACATACGGAATATGAGTCCGTTGTTCTACCATCTGGACTATGCCACCGTTTGAATGATTGGATAATAACAGTTTGCACCGTTTGTGTCAACAGGAAAAGTCCAAAAACTTAAAAAATTTCTGAAGATTTTATCATATCTTTTATTTCTTCTTCTGATGCTGCCCTGCAGATTTCTGTTCCGTCGGAATCAGACAGAATAAGTGTCGGTGTAAGAATAATGCATTTTGAGGCTGCAAAGGTTCTTCCTGTTTTTGATGAGGCATCAACTTCTTTGAACTGAAGGCCGGCCTGCTTGA
Proteins encoded in this window:
- a CDS encoding non-canonical purine NTP pyrophosphatase, whose product is MKIYLATGNLNKKREMSELFPNHTIVIPKDEGIEFDPEETGTTFYENSLIKASALWNIVHSPVLADDSGICVDALGGIPGIYSSRYAGPDFPKGRADGTKTPQSEQNRFIIEQTNKALSSGKPLPPGTYPNGPRSARYVCAMVLYLGPERLYVAQETMEGALVETTAQARGTGGFGYDPLFYLPELKKTAAELTEGQKNAISHRGKASVIIKKIVTELLEK
- a CDS encoding DHH family phosphoesterase, which codes for MTLISREKVQNFLDFVKQHKTFLIAGHKEPDGDCISSCMGISYILDYLKKPYILLSAGPFKRNEIKRFSEKFSSALPFMTQGERDECGLIIADCSELERLGDIDGDLKGFDTFIIDHHKTADASGKNTIIDPTAPAAACLVQQLFETVAGKPNKEQAETLFFGIATDTGYFKFLKEDSAEVFRGAARLVEDGANPRVTYQMMTGGKAWNTRKLLGIMLERAERYYNGKLAVTWETMEDTKKYGQDGRDSDSLYSLMLDVEGIEAVLFVRQETEHSCTLGLRSREDCDVSAIAAKFGGGGHKNAAGASTEGKIETLVPAILKEFAKVL
- the argF gene encoding ornithine carbamoyltransferase — translated: MVAEKFDSPFKGRSLLNWIDWKSEEISQILDWAIQVKAESHAGEIHQRFVGKTIALIFEKRSTRTRSSFETSFGEEGGHPVFMSTQDIQLGGKESVKDTARVLGRMFSAIEFRGFKQSHVEQLAQYSGIPVINGLTDDYHPTQVLADIMTLKEQFGTLKGLTLCFCGDGRNNMARSLMLICSKFGINFSVYAPKELQPAQDIIKICEPFAAATGAKISISDDQSVVKGADCLYTDVWVSMGEESLKEERTRLLKPYQVNAALMKATGKENAIFLHCLPAVTGQEVTEEVFEGPASRVWDQAENRKHTIKAIMLALI
- a CDS encoding thioredoxin domain-containing protein produces the protein MTKGFLTLVTQKNCSKCRKAEEMLKQAGLQFKEVDASSKTGRTFAASKCIILTPTLILSDSDGTEICRAASEEEIKDMIKSSEIF